The DNA segment CTCCAACCTGGACCTGCCCCCGGCGCAGGCCCAGGAAGTTCTCGAAAGTGAAGATCTCAACAGTGTTCTCGAACAGTTGACCGTCTCCCTCAACAAAAAGCTGGAAACCCTCGAGCTCAGCCAGGAAATTCAGAAAAAGGTCAAAGAAGGCATGGACAAGAGCCAGAGAGACTTCCTGCTGCGGGAACAACTCAAGGCCATTCAGAAGGAACTGGGAGAGAGTGATGAACGGACCATGGAGGTGGAGGAACTCAGGAAACGTCTGGCAGATACTCCTATGCCGGCAGAGGCGCGCAAAGCTGCAGAAAAAGAACTCGACCGTCTGAGTCGCATGCCTCCTGCCGCCGCTGAATACACGGTGTCACGCACCTATCTGGACTGGCTGCTCGACCTTCCCTGGGAAACAGCCACCGAAGACAACCTCGATATGGCCGCTGCTCGCCAGACATTAGACCAGGATCATTACGACCTGGAAAAGGTGAAGAAACGCATACTGGAATATCTGGCTGTACGCAAGCTGAAGAAAGATCTCAAGGGCCCTATCATTTGCTTTGTGGGCCCTCCCGGAGTGGGCAAAACCTCCCTGGGCCAGTCAATTGCCAGAACACTCGGAAGAAAATTCGTGCGCATCTCCCTGGGAGGCGTCCGCGACGAGGCTGAAATTAGAGGCCATCGCCGCACTTATGTTGGCGCCCTCCCGGGGCGCATCATTCAGGGGCTTCGCAAAGCTGGCACCAACAATCCTGTGTTCATGCTCGATGAAATAGACAAGGTTGGCACCGATTTTCGCGGCGACCCTTCTTCTGCCCTGCTCGAGGTGCTGGACCCAGAGCAAAACTCGACATTTTCGGACCACTACCTGGAAGTTCCCTTTGACCTTTCCAGGGTCATGTTTATTACCACGGCAAACATCCTGGAAACAATTCCAGCGGCGCTGCGGGACCGCATGGAAGTAATGGAGCTGCCCGGCTACACAGACCAGGAAAAACTGCTCATTGCCAAGAGACACCTGTTGCCCACTCAGCTCCAGGAGCACGGCCTCAGCGCGGATCTCCTCACAGTGGAGGATGAGGCCATTGTCACCATCATCCGCTCCTACACTCGGGAGGCCGGAGTGCGCAATCTGGAAAGACAATTGGCAGCGCTGTGTCGCAGTGTGGCCTCAGCAGTGGCCTCAGGCAGAGAGGAAGCCACTACCATTACCAGTGACAATCTGGCCGACTATCTGGGTCCTGCCAAGTATATCCCGGAACTTACTGCCAGGACCTGGGGCCCCGGCCTTGCCACGGGTCTGGCCTGGACGCCCACAGGCGGTGAGATCATCTTCATTGAAGCTGCTCGGATGCCAGGGAAAGGCAACCTTACCCTCACCGGCCAGTTGGGAGATGTGATGAAAGAGTCCGCTACTGCAGCCCTGACCTACGTTCGTGCTCACGCAACCGAACTAGGGCTTGGCGACAACTCCTTCGACAAAACAGATATCCATGTGCACGTGCCAGCTGGTGCCATCCCTAAAGATGGCCCATCTGCCGGCATTGCCATGCTGGTAGCATTGACCTCGCTCATGACCGGCCGGCAGAGCCGCAGAGAGGTCGCCATGACTGGAGAGATTACCCTGCGAGGCGATGTTCTGCCGGTAGGCGGCATCAAAGAAAAGGTGCTGGCAGCAAGCCGCGCTGATCTCGTTGATGTCCCTGAAGAAATCCGCCACAGTATACGCTTCCATTTTGTCCGGGCTATGCCCGAGGCCCTGGAGGTTGCTCTGGAAACCCAGAAATAAGCACCTGCCCTTGACAAGTCTCTTTACGCAACTTAACTTTGTGCACCAGGTTGATAACAAGGTGTAATGGAGTTATATCAGTTCTATCTCTATAAGCCTACAATCCACACTCTCAGGAACGGAACCTTAAGGCATTTCAATCCGGAAGAAATAAATAACAGTTGCTTCTATACTCAACTGCTGCGAGGGTACTGTCGCTCTAATTTGAAAATAAAGAGGGCGATTCTTTATAGCTGATACATCAACAACTGAAACGAAAAGGAGTAAGCAAATGAAGAGTATCATGAGAACACTGATGCTGCTAGGTCTGGTCATGGGATTATCGTTGTGTTTGACCATTCCAGCGAGCGCCAAGATCATCCCGAGGGTAACCAACTTCGTTATTCTGGTAGATCAATCCGGCTCCATGTTCATGAACTATGACAAGGGCAACAGGACAAAGGCCGCGCTTGCCAAGGAAACCCCGACAAGAAGATTGATCGGTCCTGAAACGTACAGTCGGGCCTTTTTCAGACCGCACTTTCAGGCCTTGCCTACGGAAGGAAAGGTTTATCGGAATCTTACCGCCCTTGGCCCCGCCATCTCTGACACCGACAATGTGCTGCAACTCTTTACAGGGAGCAGGATGGTAGTTCTGGTCTCAGACGGCCGGGCCACGGAGGGCGGCGACCCTGTGGAGGCAGCAAAAGCCCTGTACGCCAAATACCCCAACCTCTGTATACACGTGGTCTCACTCGCTGATGAGGACAAAGGCAGAGAGGTTTTGAAAACCATAAGCGGCATGGGCAACTGCGTCTACGCTGAGGGATCTGATCTGCTGTCAGACCCCACGGCGCTGCAGAACTTTCTCAGTCAGACATTTTATGAGGAGATTCCGGATGAAGCCCTAGTGGCTATACTGCCGCCGCCGGCGAAGCCCCCGGGAACTCTGGAGATCATCACTATTCATGCACCTTACTTTGACTTTGACAGCGCCGAAATCAACGCAGACTACATACCTGCTTTGGATCTGGTGGTTGACAAGCTGGCCAGCAATCCGAATCTCAGCATCGTTATAGAAGGCCACACGGATTCTACTGGCCCAGCAGAGTACAACCAGAAGCTTTCTGAGCGCCGGGCCCAGGCTGTCCAGGCCTATCTGCTCAAGAAAGGTGTGCCT comes from the Deltaproteobacteria bacterium genome and includes:
- the lon gene encoding endopeptidase La translates to MADDAAPVTTVQQSQQVPEQLPVLPLRQGVLYPELTVPLMVTTPEHKKLVDDALVKDQMLAAVAQKNDKVSHPRMADLYQVGVAVFILKMMRTPDGAYHLLVRSFKKIRLLEAVQEEPYLVSRIQVIDEHIEVDQQIEAMVVNIRNLFQKMVALSSLPDELGVLAMNVPGPYPLIYLVASNLDLPPAQAQEVLESEDLNSVLEQLTVSLNKKLETLELSQEIQKKVKEGMDKSQRDFLLREQLKAIQKELGESDERTMEVEELRKRLADTPMPAEARKAAEKELDRLSRMPPAAAEYTVSRTYLDWLLDLPWETATEDNLDMAAARQTLDQDHYDLEKVKKRILEYLAVRKLKKDLKGPIICFVGPPGVGKTSLGQSIARTLGRKFVRISLGGVRDEAEIRGHRRTYVGALPGRIIQGLRKAGTNNPVFMLDEIDKVGTDFRGDPSSALLEVLDPEQNSTFSDHYLEVPFDLSRVMFITTANILETIPAALRDRMEVMELPGYTDQEKLLIAKRHLLPTQLQEHGLSADLLTVEDEAIVTIIRSYTREAGVRNLERQLAALCRSVASAVASGREEATTITSDNLADYLGPAKYIPELTARTWGPGLATGLAWTPTGGEIIFIEAARMPGKGNLTLTGQLGDVMKESATAALTYVRAHATELGLGDNSFDKTDIHVHVPAGAIPKDGPSAGIAMLVALTSLMTGRQSRREVAMTGEITLRGDVLPVGGIKEKVLAASRADLVDVPEEIRHSIRFHFVRAMPEALEVALETQK
- a CDS encoding OmpA family protein → MKSIMRTLMLLGLVMGLSLCLTIPASAKIIPRVTNFVILVDQSGSMFMNYDKGNRTKAALAKETPTRRLIGPETYSRAFFRPHFQALPTEGKVYRNLTALGPAISDTDNVLQLFTGSRMVVLVSDGRATEGGDPVEAAKALYAKYPNLCIHVVSLADEDKGREVLKTISGMGNCVYAEGSDLLSDPTALQNFLSQTFYEEIPDEALVAILPPPAKPPGTLEIITIHAPYFDFDSAEINADYIPALDLVVDKLASNPNLSIVIEGHTDSTGPAEYNQKLSERRAQAVQAYLLKKGVPADRMTVIGWGESRPRISNLTREGRAANRRVEIRVLERTGQ